A stretch of the Psychroserpens sp. Hel_I_66 genome encodes the following:
- a CDS encoding DUF6638 family protein: MDKLKVANLYRSELIPISGKLVERYNKCLKKLGFIETKLTHFHIDGIGWSPEISEEKNEENYLCNGESNPHGIIISPLQNKKPVYMPYHTFDREMMQLVFKVHGEKINDITRDSAICIDFDQSIDAFYEPLDVLRYQIVTIKFHLIDNLDHVREEQLELIEKFKTGNNFIDEDLHKKLLDSATKYGDLRERDLHLRSVNYVTDSFYTKSFGGVYVLRDFISPIIVFEDMKWYKEAIKDTVHEVMIFHISQPELMDKLRDHIIIAYDLEDSVTTKRYERIKKFMFAQYLKDTQHPIKDILDNPLLFKSYLNKVDIETRKKVMSVERYLEKLETSNQYKISDIVDEELFEAMHEPHSSLHPRHQDLIWKLLVNISPKDVLFLYWYDKQEFYKLYDTWDDSLKDWIIETIRNNI, from the coding sequence ATGGATAAATTAAAAGTAGCAAATCTTTATAGAAGTGAATTGATTCCTATAAGTGGAAAACTGGTGGAGCGTTACAATAAGTGCCTAAAAAAATTGGGTTTTATTGAAACGAAACTAACTCATTTCCATATTGATGGGATTGGATGGAGCCCAGAGATTTCCGAAGAAAAAAATGAAGAAAACTACCTCTGTAATGGAGAGTCCAATCCTCACGGGATTATCATTTCACCACTTCAAAACAAAAAACCTGTGTATATGCCTTATCACACGTTTGATAGGGAAATGATGCAGTTGGTCTTTAAAGTGCATGGTGAAAAAATCAATGATATTACTAGAGACTCTGCTATTTGTATCGATTTTGATCAAAGTATTGATGCGTTTTATGAGCCATTAGATGTTTTGAGATATCAAATTGTTACTATAAAATTTCATCTCATTGACAATCTTGACCACGTGAGAGAGGAGCAATTAGAACTAATTGAAAAATTCAAAACCGGAAACAACTTTATAGATGAAGATCTACATAAAAAGTTATTGGATTCTGCCACCAAATATGGAGATTTAAGAGAACGTGATCTCCATTTAAGATCTGTGAATTATGTAACAGATTCGTTTTATACAAAATCATTTGGTGGTGTTTATGTGTTGCGTGATTTTATTTCACCAATCATTGTTTTTGAAGATATGAAATGGTATAAAGAGGCTATTAAGGATACGGTTCATGAGGTGATGATTTTTCATATCTCTCAACCAGAACTTATGGATAAACTTCGTGATCATATTATCATTGCCTACGATTTAGAAGATAGTGTTACCACAAAACGTTACGAGAGGATTAAGAAATTTATGTTTGCACAGTATCTAAAAGACACTCAACATCCTATAAAAGATATTCTCGACAATCCATTATTGTTTAAAAGTTACTTGAACAAAGTAGATATTGAAACCCGAAAAAAAGTGATGAGCGTGGAGCGTTATCTTGAAAAATTAGAAACGAGTAACCAATATAAAATTTCAGATATTGTTGATGAGGAATTGTTTGAAGCCATGCACGAGCCTCATTCTAGCTTACATCCAAGACATCAAGACTTAATTTGGAAGTTATTGGTCAACATATCTCCAAAAGATGTTTTGTTCTTATATTGGTACGATAAACAGGAATTTTACAAATTGTATGACACTTGGGATGACTCACTAAAAGACTGGATAATTGAAACAATACGTAACAATATTTGA
- a CDS encoding NUDIX domain-containing protein, with protein sequence MQNIKNIAHTNLSNEWAKLDKIDYDYKFKNGEWKRLSRETYNRGNGAAILLFNSKKNTVILTKQFRMPIYEVNKKEGMSIEVCAGAIDGNDSPLETILRETEEEVGYKINSAKQVLTAYTSPGALTEKMFLFIAEYSEEMKVNKGGGLDSEDEEIEVLELAFHKAIKMIEGGEIVDAKSIMLLQYLQIHKF encoded by the coding sequence ATGCAGAATATAAAAAACATAGCACACACTAATCTATCTAATGAATGGGCAAAATTAGATAAAATAGATTACGATTATAAATTCAAAAATGGCGAGTGGAAACGATTATCTCGTGAAACCTATAATAGAGGTAATGGTGCAGCAATATTGTTGTTCAATTCTAAAAAAAATACCGTGATTTTAACCAAACAATTTAGAATGCCCATTTATGAGGTCAATAAAAAAGAAGGCATGTCTATTGAGGTTTGTGCAGGAGCTATTGATGGTAATGACAGTCCACTAGAAACCATTTTAAGAGAAACAGAAGAGGAAGTAGGTTATAAAATTAATAGTGCAAAACAAGTTCTAACAGCATACACATCACCTGGAGCATTAACCGAAAAAATGTTTTTGTTTATTGCAGAATATTCCGAAGAAATGAAAGTGAATAAAGGTGGTGGATTAGATAGTGAAGATGAGGAAATTGAAGTTTTGGAACTTGCGTTTCATAAAGCTATTAAAATGATTGAAGGAGGAGAAATAGTAGATGCCAAATCAATTATGTTATTACAATATTTACAAATTCATAAGTTTTAA
- a CDS encoding AAA family ATPase translates to MQHNSTFPIKQNELDMLRDEATSYIKSIQWEQGQRAKNKDKDAKDESILLYLSKAKGNGGTDVTSVSKTILELKKRLLPESIAIPIHLNQTLFAVQEGITLGIWIKDSYYDASGLSSLSENKSALDTSGKREYESKMQTATAFMLFATSYKILHDLKTIASDDLSVMRNKFAGIPEVSLMTPLKGISCALFYYDKYLGHPEIIKSDKDVIDFTVVYFEALIAEIQMRKNSLEHTETVVDRTYKLENSDFSVSGWDNVFQGAAKSVEFNKIQFEQIVGNRDAKHFARRLTERMLSYDFEAKKNPFQELGGFMPVFMGYGIPGTGKSMLIAAIATRLKEHCDNLDIPFLFHPMPDTLISTFQGGSAEKMVDWMKPLQDPSKLIFAPIDDAENNLQERTAQGVSAGVKEVIGVFLRYTEGAYAVNYGNSSIGLFTNLPEMLDKAVISRVQGRFKIDGALTEHDFLDQDHLWWRKLDNTMPDFVNMQGPENYSYLQDQGLAKNMGEILNVSDKPTEERVLDAYGKIESQYKTTDHLFYANLYKEIQKIFPFFSSRDVRNIQSAVSLRLTDFDLEEDWFENPEVYFKKDYETKFNMLQELMRANMKGLDFSEIRRQEVVRYLDNVATIADTDFKRKVDARINQLNIETEAREQFGKRD, encoded by the coding sequence ATGCAACACAACTCAACATTTCCTATAAAACAAAATGAACTTGACATGCTTCGTGATGAAGCAACGTCTTATATAAAAAGCATCCAATGGGAGCAAGGACAGCGAGCAAAAAATAAAGATAAGGATGCAAAAGACGAATCCATTTTATTGTATTTATCTAAAGCCAAAGGAAATGGAGGTACAGATGTCACTTCAGTATCAAAAACGATATTAGAACTTAAAAAACGTTTGTTGCCAGAATCTATTGCGATTCCAATTCACTTGAACCAAACACTTTTTGCGGTTCAAGAAGGAATTACTCTAGGGATCTGGATCAAAGATAGTTACTATGACGCTTCAGGTTTATCCAGCTTATCGGAAAACAAATCGGCATTAGACACCTCTGGAAAGCGAGAGTACGAAAGCAAAATGCAAACCGCAACTGCTTTTATGCTATTTGCTACATCTTATAAAATTTTACACGATCTAAAAACCATCGCATCAGATGATTTGAGCGTCATGCGAAACAAATTTGCAGGTATTCCAGAAGTGTCTTTGATGACACCTCTAAAAGGGATTTCGTGCGCATTATTTTATTACGATAAGTATTTAGGGCACCCAGAAATCATAAAGTCAGACAAAGACGTTATCGATTTTACAGTAGTATATTTTGAAGCTTTGATTGCTGAAATTCAAATGCGAAAAAACAGTCTGGAACATACTGAAACGGTAGTTGATAGAACCTACAAGTTAGAGAATTCAGACTTTTCAGTTTCCGGTTGGGACAATGTGTTTCAAGGTGCTGCAAAAAGTGTAGAGTTTAATAAAATACAATTTGAGCAAATTGTTGGTAACAGAGATGCAAAACATTTTGCGCGTCGTTTAACAGAGCGTATGCTGAGTTACGATTTTGAGGCGAAGAAAAATCCATTTCAAGAATTAGGTGGTTTCATGCCAGTGTTTATGGGCTACGGAATTCCTGGGACAGGAAAAAGTATGCTCATTGCAGCTATTGCCACTCGACTTAAAGAGCATTGCGATAATCTCGATATTCCGTTCTTGTTTCACCCAATGCCAGATACGTTGATTTCAACCTTTCAAGGTGGTTCCGCAGAAAAAATGGTAGATTGGATGAAACCGTTGCAGGATCCAAGTAAGTTGATTTTCGCACCAATAGACGATGCCGAAAACAATTTGCAAGAGCGAACAGCACAAGGAGTTTCCGCAGGTGTAAAAGAAGTTATTGGTGTGTTTTTGAGATATACTGAAGGCGCTTACGCTGTTAACTACGGAAATAGTTCTATTGGCCTGTTCACGAATTTACCCGAAATGCTGGATAAAGCGGTCATCTCTCGTGTGCAAGGTCGATTTAAGATTGATGGTGCTCTAACGGAACATGATTTCTTGGATCAAGATCATTTATGGTGGCGCAAACTGGATAATACCATGCCAGATTTCGTAAACATGCAAGGTCCAGAAAACTATAGTTACCTCCAAGATCAAGGCTTGGCGAAGAATATGGGAGAAATTTTAAATGTCTCAGATAAGCCAACCGAAGAACGTGTTTTAGATGCCTACGGAAAAATAGAAAGTCAATATAAAACCACAGATCATTTGTTTTACGCTAATCTTTACAAAGAAATCCAGAAGATTTTCCCTTTCTTTTCTTCTCGTGACGTGCGTAATATTCAAAGCGCTGTGTCATTGCGATTGACAGATTTTGATCTGGAAGAGGATTGGTTTGAAAATCCGGAAGTTTATTTCAAAAAGGATTATGAAACCAAGTTTAATATGCTTCAAGAATTGATGCGTGCCAATATGAAAGGTTTGGATTTTTCTGAAATTCGCCGACAAGAAGTCGTTCGCTATTTAGATAACGTTGCGACTATTGCAGATACCGATTTCAAACGAAAAGTAGATGCTAGAATAAATCAATTAAACATAGAAACCGAAGCTAGAGAACAGTTTGGGAAAAGAGATTAA